A single region of the Anaerolineae bacterium genome encodes:
- a CDS encoding DNA-binding response regulator, giving the protein MEAELNEPVCVAILEQNSRLRQQWLEGLAHQESIRIVGWVQRVEELVAIVNSLAPPQVILIDLSAATTALIGEFAERAKVIVLHDTGEEEAVLEVLRAGAMGHLEKSVAQTEQILAAIQIVSRGQAVLSPSLAGRLVERISKFTPSAR; this is encoded by the coding sequence ATGGAAGCTGAGTTGAACGAACCTGTTTGCGTGGCGATTTTGGAACAGAACAGCCGCTTGCGTCAACAGTGGCTGGAAGGTTTAGCCCATCAGGAGAGCATCCGGATTGTGGGGTGGGTGCAGCGAGTCGAGGAACTGGTCGCTATAGTTAATTCTCTGGCTCCACCGCAGGTCATCTTGATCGATCTGTCTGCGGCGACAACGGCACTGATCGGGGAGTTTGCCGAGAGGGCAAAGGTGATTGTCTTGCATGACACTGGAGAGGAAGAAGCGGTGCTGGAGGTGCTGAGAGCAGGGGCGATGGGGCACCTTGAAAAAAGTGTCGCCCAGACCGAGCAGATTCTGGCTGCCATCCAAATTGTCAGTCGGGGGCAGGCGGTTCTCAGCCCTTCCCTGGCCGGGCGATTAGTCGAAAGAATTTCCAAATTTACTCCGTCAGCGCGCTGA
- a CDS encoding 5-methyltetrahydrofolate--homocysteine methyltransferase: MQTILRSKTKTVKIDPNGPFTIIGEKINPTGRKKLAAALQEGNFDYVRELAAKQIAGGADVLDVNVGVPGLDDVAVLPQVVQLLGEEFDIPLCIDTPNPKALEAALKVAPGRVLVNSVNGEESSLSNVLPLVKEYNAAVIGLVMDENGIPNDPETRCAIAEKIIERAARLGIPIEDIVIDVLVLTVGADSNAAAVTLKTIELVRKNFGVNINLGASNVSFGLPDRDTLNMAFLGLAIHAGASCAITDPTKYTAFIKGCDLLMGRDAYAAKYIKYFRTHPVEEKK; this comes from the coding sequence ATGCAGACCATTTTACGCAGTAAGACCAAAACTGTAAAAATCGATCCGAACGGTCCTTTTACGATTATTGGCGAGAAGATCAATCCCACCGGGCGCAAGAAACTGGCAGCAGCCCTGCAAGAAGGCAATTTCGATTATGTGCGCGAACTGGCAGCCAAACAAATCGCCGGAGGCGCCGATGTGTTGGATGTCAATGTTGGTGTTCCAGGCCTGGATGATGTTGCCGTCTTGCCCCAGGTGGTTCAGCTTTTAGGGGAGGAGTTCGATATCCCCTTATGTATCGATACACCGAACCCAAAAGCTCTCGAAGCAGCCCTCAAGGTTGCCCCAGGGCGGGTGTTGGTCAATTCGGTGAATGGCGAAGAATCTTCGCTGAGCAATGTATTACCTCTGGTCAAAGAGTACAACGCCGCCGTCATCGGTCTGGTGATGGACGAGAATGGTATTCCCAACGACCCGGAGACCCGCTGCGCGATTGCTGAAAAGATCATCGAACGGGCAGCTCGCCTGGGCATCCCGATTGAAGACATTGTGATTGATGTCCTGGTGCTCACGGTTGGGGCGGATAGCAATGCAGCCGCCGTCACGCTGAAGACTATCGAACTGGTGCGCAAGAACTTTGGGGTGAACATTAATCTCGGCGCCAGCAATGTTTCCTTTGGGTTGCCCGATCGAGATACGCTCAACATGGCGTTTTTAGGTTTGGCGATCCATGCCGGGGCAAGCTGTGCCATCACAGACCCGACCAAATACACAGCTTTTATCAAGGGCTGCGACCTGCTCATGGGGCGAGATGCTTATGCAGCCAAATACATCAAATATTTCCGCACGCACCCCGTGGAAGAGAAGAAATAA
- a CDS encoding GCN5-related N-acetyltransferase, giving the protein MASSRAKPSISIQPIKKEDLPKAKEILDAGYGEAPGRENELRRLFRIQSEGWFFACRGKDPVGMGGAILYDNFAYIGMMAVLPAFQRQGYGRAIFEYVLDWLRNKGCLTYLLDATPAGANLYRQYHFVELDQARQYVCPQPPRGFHFSARVDLVSEGDLADLLTFDRELFGADRERLMRVYLADFRDRFLIKRDSQGKICGFLLAQPQRPGPWIARSIEDAADLLEAALSLPYEGEINVIAPAANPYAEALFEHYGFHFLRALPHMGWGRLPSPSQRQFIYGQTSFALG; this is encoded by the coding sequence ATGGCTTCTTCGAGAGCAAAACCATCCATAAGCATTCAACCCATCAAGAAGGAAGATCTTCCAAAAGCCAAGGAGATCCTGGATGCCGGCTATGGCGAGGCTCCCGGACGGGAAAACGAACTGAGGCGCTTGTTTCGCATCCAGAGCGAAGGCTGGTTTTTTGCCTGTCGGGGGAAGGATCCGGTTGGCATGGGAGGCGCGATTCTCTACGATAATTTTGCCTACATCGGCATGATGGCGGTTTTACCGGCTTTTCAACGCCAGGGGTACGGTCGGGCAATTTTTGAGTATGTGCTGGATTGGCTGCGTAATAAAGGCTGTCTGACTTACCTGCTGGACGCTACCCCCGCCGGTGCAAACCTGTATCGTCAATATCATTTTGTTGAACTGGATCAGGCACGCCAATATGTGTGTCCACAGCCGCCCAGGGGATTTCATTTTTCTGCCAGGGTGGACCTGGTTAGCGAGGGTGACCTTGCCGACTTGCTGACATTTGATCGTGAATTATTTGGCGCCGATCGAGAACGGCTGATGCGGGTCTATCTGGCGGATTTCCGTGATCGCTTCTTAATCAAACGCGATTCGCAGGGGAAAATCTGTGGGTTCTTGCTCGCTCAGCCACAGCGACCGGGCCCGTGGATAGCGCGCTCGATCGAGGATGCAGCCGACTTACTCGAAGCAGCTTTGTCTCTCCCTTATGAGGGCGAAATCAATGTAATTGCTCCAGCAGCGAATCCATATGCAGAAGCTTTGTTTGAGCATTATGGTTTTCACTTTCTGCGCGCTCTGCCGCACATGGGATGGGGGCGGTTGCCCTCTCCCAGTCAGCGGCAGTTCATCTATGGCCAAACCAGTTTCGCTCTGGGTTAA
- a CDS encoding Metal transporter, ZIP family — translation MEWFSGLTPVIQALVATGFTWGMTALGASAVFFFKSVNRKLLDSMLGFAAGVMIAASFWSLLAPAIEMAAEIGLPAWLPAVVGFLVGGAFLKLIDTVLPHLHMGLATEEAEGPKTTWKRIVLLVLAITLHNIPEGLAVGVAFGAVPAGLASANLSGAIALALGIGIQNFPEGVAVSMPLRGEGISRFRSFWMGQLSALVEPIAGVIGAAAVLAMRPILPYALAFAAGAMIYVVVEELIPESQRGSSTDVATIGALLGFAVMMLLDVALG, via the coding sequence ATGGAGTGGTTTAGCGGTTTAACGCCAGTCATACAAGCTCTGGTTGCCACAGGTTTCACCTGGGGGATGACAGCTTTAGGCGCCTCCGCCGTGTTCTTTTTCAAGAGCGTCAACCGCAAACTTCTGGATAGCATGTTGGGTTTTGCGGCGGGGGTGATGATCGCAGCCAGCTTTTGGTCTTTACTGGCTCCGGCAATTGAAATGGCAGCCGAAATTGGCTTACCCGCCTGGCTACCGGCTGTGGTTGGCTTTTTGGTCGGGGGAGCTTTTCTCAAATTGATTGATACTGTTCTACCCCATCTGCACATGGGTCTGGCAACCGAAGAAGCTGAAGGTCCCAAAACGACCTGGAAACGCATCGTCTTACTCGTTTTAGCCATCACCCTTCACAACATTCCCGAAGGGCTGGCGGTAGGGGTTGCTTTTGGCGCTGTTCCGGCCGGGCTCGCTTCTGCCAACCTGAGTGGTGCTATTGCCCTTGCCCTGGGAATTGGCATTCAAAACTTCCCTGAAGGAGTGGCTGTCTCGATGCCCTTGCGGGGAGAAGGCATCTCCCGCTTCCGCAGTTTTTGGATGGGGCAACTCTCTGCTCTGGTAGAACCGATCGCCGGAGTCATCGGGGCGGCAGCAGTGCTGGCGATGCGCCCGATCCTTCCCTATGCCCTGGCATTTGCCGCCGGGGCGATGATTTATGTAGTGGTCGAAGAATTGATCCCCGAATCCCAACGCGGTTCTTCGACGGATGTAGCCACTATTGGGGCATTATTGGGTTTCGCGGTGATGATGCTTCTGGATGTTGCCTTAGGCTGA
- a CDS encoding Lipoprotein signal peptidase — MKKLVWDYIFLIGLAGAIIALDQWTKELVRRNLQVGEVWSPWEALTPYARIVHWKNSGAAFGILQGFGGIFMVLAIVVAIMIFVYFPQVPRRDWSLRVALGLQLGGAVGNLIDRLTQGYVTDFISVGTFPVFNIADSSISIGVAILALGIWVRDWRERHRLSEQNEEPNATPEELPTEASSEGQHGG; from the coding sequence TTGAAAAAGCTTGTCTGGGATTATATTTTCCTGATTGGATTAGCCGGAGCGATCATCGCTCTCGATCAGTGGACAAAGGAACTGGTAAGACGCAACTTACAGGTCGGTGAAGTCTGGTCGCCATGGGAGGCTTTAACACCCTACGCCCGCATTGTGCATTGGAAGAATTCCGGGGCAGCCTTTGGAATTTTGCAGGGCTTCGGGGGGATATTTATGGTCTTAGCCATTGTGGTAGCAATCATGATTTTCGTTTACTTTCCCCAGGTTCCTCGTCGGGATTGGAGTTTACGCGTCGCCCTGGGTTTACAACTTGGCGGGGCAGTAGGTAACCTGATCGACCGGTTAACCCAGGGATATGTTACCGATTTCATTTCGGTGGGCACATTTCCGGTATTCAACATTGCCGATTCCAGCATTTCCATCGGTGTAGCGATTCTCGCTTTGGGCATCTGGGTAAGGGATTGGCGTGAGCGCCACAGACTTTCTGAGCAAAACGAAGAGCCCAACGCTACTCCGGAAGAACTGCCAACAGAAGCCTCTTCAGAAGGGCAGCACGGTGGGTGA
- a CDS encoding Ribosomal large subunit pseudouridine synthase D: MGERKISFTYTEASPQRLDKVLLAHFPELSRARWLNLIKEGFVLINGSLAHKGGQPVQSGDHIEATIPPPQPVDIEPEPTPLNILYEDDHVLVIDKPAGMVVHPAVGHEHGTLVNAVLAHAPQIEGVGGEVRPGVVHRLDKDTSGILLMAKDERAHRWLQDQFRLRKAEKTYLALVDGKPPTPKGRIEAPIGRSAEERKRMAIVPPGKGRLAISEYRTLEVFPRHTLLEVHPLTGRTHQIRLHLQFIGCPVVGDRVYGRQKPTLPINRHFLHAARLSITLPGQTQPKTFESPLPDDLNALLDTLRRFGGLK; this comes from the coding sequence GTGGGTGAACGGAAAATCTCCTTCACATACACAGAAGCCTCTCCTCAACGCCTGGATAAAGTCTTGCTGGCTCATTTCCCAGAACTCTCTCGGGCACGGTGGTTGAACCTGATCAAGGAAGGTTTTGTACTGATTAATGGCAGCCTGGCTCACAAGGGTGGTCAACCCGTCCAGAGCGGCGATCATATCGAAGCCACCATCCCGCCTCCCCAACCCGTTGACATTGAGCCAGAACCCACGCCTCTGAACATCCTTTACGAAGACGATCATGTTTTGGTGATCGATAAGCCAGCCGGTATGGTTGTCCACCCGGCGGTCGGGCATGAGCATGGCACACTGGTCAATGCTGTACTGGCGCATGCGCCGCAGATCGAAGGCGTGGGCGGTGAAGTGCGCCCCGGCGTCGTGCATCGCCTGGATAAAGACACTTCCGGCATTCTCTTGATGGCAAAAGATGAGCGCGCTCACCGCTGGCTGCAAGATCAATTCCGCCTGCGGAAGGCAGAGAAAACCTACCTTGCCCTTGTTGATGGCAAACCTCCGACTCCTAAGGGACGGATCGAAGCTCCGATCGGACGCTCTGCCGAAGAGCGTAAAAGAATGGCAATTGTCCCGCCCGGCAAAGGTCGGCTTGCAATCAGCGAGTATCGCACCCTGGAAGTTTTTCCACGGCATACTTTGCTGGAGGTACATCCTCTGACCGGGCGCACGCACCAGATTCGTCTCCACCTGCAATTTATCGGCTGTCCGGTGGTAGGAGACCGCGTCTACGGACGACAGAAACCCACCCTGCCCATCAACCGCCACTTCTTGCACGCAGCCCGCCTGTCGATCACCCTGCCCGGTCAAACCCAGCCGAAAACCTTTGAAAGCCCCTTACCTGACGATTTGAATGCTCTCCTCGATACTCTCAGACGTTTTGGAGGATTAAAATGA
- a CDS encoding Low-specificity L-threonine aldolase, producing MKFIDLRSDTVTEPTPAMREAMARAEVGDDVYGEDPTVNRLQAMAAEMMGKEAALFVPSGTMGNLASILAHCQRGDEVILGDKAHTFLYEAGGISALGGIHSCQLPNQPDGTIALEHLQAAIRPKDIHQPPTKLIALENTHNRCGGVALSAEYCRKVGEFARQRGILTHLDGARIFNAAIATGISARELAEPFDSVTFCLSKGLCAPVGSLICGSQVFIERVRRVRKQLGGGMRQAGVLAAAGIVALEAMIDRLAEDHARAKRLAQKLQDAPGLVIEPGSPATNMIFAQLESGSPVTTQKVCEALRQRGVLVGAIEPHRFRIVVHYWIDDQAVETTARAFHEVLKELYS from the coding sequence ATGAAATTCATCGATTTACGCTCAGATACCGTAACCGAGCCGACACCGGCCATGCGTGAAGCCATGGCACGCGCCGAAGTCGGGGATGATGTATACGGCGAAGACCCCACCGTGAATCGTTTACAAGCCATGGCCGCCGAAATGATGGGCAAAGAGGCAGCCCTGTTCGTCCCCTCCGGCACAATGGGCAACCTGGCATCGATCCTTGCCCATTGTCAGCGTGGTGATGAGGTGATTTTGGGAGATAAAGCCCACACTTTCTTATATGAAGCAGGGGGAATTTCGGCTCTGGGTGGAATCCATTCCTGCCAACTGCCCAACCAACCCGACGGGACGATTGCTCTGGAACACCTCCAGGCCGCCATTCGCCCGAAGGACATCCATCAACCTCCCACCAAGCTCATTGCCTTAGAGAACACTCATAACCGTTGCGGCGGGGTGGCGTTATCGGCTGAATACTGTCGCAAGGTCGGTGAATTCGCCAGACAACGCGGCATCCTCACCCACTTAGACGGAGCGCGCATTTTTAATGCCGCAATTGCCACAGGAATCTCTGCCAGAGAACTGGCTGAACCTTTCGACTCGGTGACCTTTTGTCTCAGCAAAGGGCTCTGCGCCCCGGTTGGTTCGCTGATCTGCGGCAGTCAAGTCTTCATCGAGCGCGTGCGCCGCGTGCGGAAACAACTGGGAGGCGGGATGCGTCAGGCAGGGGTGTTAGCTGCAGCCGGGATTGTTGCGCTGGAGGCCATGATCGATCGCCTGGCAGAGGATCATGCGCGCGCCAAAAGATTAGCCCAAAAATTACAAGACGCACCAGGGCTGGTCATTGAACCGGGCTCGCCTGCAACCAATATGATCTTCGCCCAACTCGAATCCGGATCACCTGTAACCACCCAAAAAGTCTGTGAGGCCTTACGCCAACGCGGTGTGCTGGTCGGCGCCATTGAGCCACACCGTTTTCGCATCGTGGTTCATTACTGGATTGATGATCAGGCTGTGGAAACCACCGCAAGAGCCTTCCATGAAGTGCTGAAAGAGCTTTACAGTTGA
- a CDS encoding Purine nucleoside phosphorylase: MSEWIGLDQIDAAAEFLRLRMPFQPRVGMILGSGLGEIAEQIQNPIFQPFSEIPNWPQATVEGHKGRLVIGELEGQKVLISQGRVHYYEGYSMAQVAFPVRVMQRLGIEILIVTNAAGAVNPDFEPGDLMLITDHLNLIGMAGLTPLRGANIDELGPRFPDMSQAYDRELCDFARQAATEHNIHLREGIYVCLAGPSFETPADLRFLRQIGADAVGMSTVPEVTAARHGGLRVLGISGISNKANLDGNTITTHEEVLKAGQIIVPKLIHILRGVLRRLTHQTDYSTPGI, translated from the coding sequence ATGAGCGAGTGGATAGGTTTAGATCAAATCGATGCGGCTGCCGAGTTTTTACGCCTTCGTATGCCATTCCAACCCAGGGTTGGGATGATTCTGGGTTCCGGCTTAGGGGAAATTGCCGAGCAGATCCAAAATCCAATCTTCCAACCTTTTAGCGAGATCCCCAACTGGCCACAAGCTACCGTGGAAGGACACAAGGGACGGCTGGTAATCGGTGAACTGGAAGGGCAAAAGGTTCTCATTTCACAAGGTCGCGTGCATTATTATGAAGGCTACAGCATGGCGCAAGTGGCTTTCCCGGTGCGGGTGATGCAACGCCTGGGGATTGAGATCTTGATCGTTACCAACGCCGCTGGCGCCGTAAACCCCGATTTTGAACCGGGTGACCTGATGCTAATCACCGATCATCTCAATTTGATAGGCATGGCAGGGTTAACACCCTTGCGCGGGGCGAATATCGACGAGCTTGGGCCACGTTTCCCGGATATGAGCCAAGCGTATGATCGGGAACTGTGCGACTTCGCCCGCCAGGCTGCCACCGAACACAACATTCACTTGCGGGAGGGGATTTATGTTTGTCTGGCTGGACCATCCTTCGAGACTCCCGCCGATTTACGTTTCCTGCGTCAAATTGGTGCCGATGCGGTTGGCATGTCCACCGTTCCAGAAGTGACCGCCGCCCGCCATGGCGGGTTGCGCGTGCTGGGAATTTCAGGCATCAGCAACAAAGCCAACCTGGATGGAAATACCATAACGACTCATGAGGAAGTCCTTAAAGCCGGTCAGATCATCGTCCCCAAATTGATCCACATTCTGCGTGGTGTTTTACGACGGCTCACCCACCAGACAGATTATTCTACGCCCGGTATCTGA
- a CDS encoding SSU ribosomal protein S1p: MVTEARRITTQDEPPPLDEGWWQAVLAEDSFIPDKASFAGEKPKATNPGTRSISQESVNWELAKALYHEDRVVDLQVTGYNKGGLLVSGSQLQGFVPISHLIDMPNNLTPEEQEQCLAAYQGHTLRLKVIECDPQRGRVVFSERAAQADSGRRNLIFSQLKAGECVQGTVTNITDFGVFVDLGGVEGLIHVSELSWGRVRHPSDVVKLGEKVYVYVIQVDPQRSRIALSLKRLCQNPWETAEERYYPGQITEAVITSIVPFGAFARLEEGLDGLIHITEFGALKEGQNQLQSLREGDRVKVRVLHVDASKQRLGLSLQLQP; the protein is encoded by the coding sequence ATGGTGACCGAAGCTCGACGAATCACAACCCAAGATGAACCTCCACCGCTCGATGAGGGATGGTGGCAAGCCGTTCTGGCTGAAGATTCATTTATCCCGGACAAAGCCTCCTTTGCCGGAGAGAAGCCAAAAGCGACCAACCCTGGAACACGCTCCATCTCCCAGGAGAGCGTAAACTGGGAGCTGGCAAAAGCCCTTTATCATGAAGACCGGGTAGTCGATCTCCAGGTAACCGGCTACAACAAGGGAGGACTGTTGGTCAGTGGCTCTCAACTGCAGGGCTTTGTGCCCATCTCGCACTTAATTGATATGCCCAACAACCTTACCCCTGAGGAACAAGAGCAATGCCTTGCTGCTTACCAGGGGCATACGTTACGACTAAAGGTGATCGAGTGTGATCCACAGCGCGGGCGGGTGGTTTTTTCCGAACGGGCAGCCCAGGCTGACAGCGGTCGGCGTAATCTTATTTTCTCTCAATTGAAAGCCGGTGAATGTGTGCAAGGCACGGTAACCAATATTACCGATTTCGGTGTGTTTGTTGACCTCGGAGGGGTTGAGGGTTTAATCCATGTCTCAGAACTTTCATGGGGTAGAGTGCGTCACCCCAGTGACGTCGTCAAGTTGGGCGAAAAAGTCTATGTGTATGTGATTCAAGTGGATCCTCAACGCTCCCGAATTGCTCTCAGCCTAAAACGCCTGTGTCAAAACCCCTGGGAAACTGCTGAAGAGCGTTATTATCCGGGTCAAATCACCGAGGCTGTAATCACCAGCATTGTGCCCTTTGGAGCTTTCGCCCGCCTGGAAGAGGGATTGGACGGGCTGATTCACATCACCGAATTCGGCGCCTTAAAAGAAGGCCAAAATCAACTGCAATCTCTGCGGGAGGGAGATCGGGTCAAAGTTCGGGTTTTGCATGTCGATGCTTCGAAACAACGACTGGGACTGAGTTTACAGCTCCAACCTTAA
- a CDS encoding Late competence protein ComEA, DNA receptor — MIGVLLGLLSAGLLLVVVSPPRGQAITLSIPPTASGLVVYVSGAVQSSGVYTLPYGSRIKDALQAAGGANSEAYLGSLNLAAPLRDGQHIFVPVSYDTPTSTPDKTALTLTPTPTPSPFVNVNYATQAELEALPGIGTVLAKRIIAYRTRYGFFNSLQDLLKVYGIKPQTLQLIEPYVSFEVIP; from the coding sequence TTGATTGGGGTTCTTTTAGGCTTGCTTTCCGCCGGCTTGCTATTGGTTGTTGTCAGTCCCCCACGTGGTCAAGCGATAACCTTATCTATCCCTCCAACCGCTTCAGGATTGGTTGTCTATGTTTCGGGGGCAGTACAATCGAGCGGGGTATATACCCTGCCATACGGCAGCCGCATCAAGGATGCCCTGCAGGCTGCCGGTGGGGCAAATTCCGAAGCTTATTTAGGCAGCCTCAACCTGGCTGCTCCCCTGCGTGATGGTCAGCATATTTTCGTGCCGGTTTCTTATGACACACCCACCTCCACACCGGACAAAACGGCGCTCACGCTGACACCAACACCTACGCCCAGCCCTTTTGTTAATGTCAACTATGCAACCCAGGCAGAACTCGAAGCCCTGCCCGGTATTGGTACAGTCCTGGCAAAACGCATTATCGCCTATCGCACCCGCTATGGCTTCTTCAATTCTTTACAGGACTTACTCAAAGTTTATGGGATCAAGCCCCAAACCTTACAACTGATCGAACCGTATGTTTCCTTCGAGGTCATTCCGTAA
- a CDS encoding two component, sigma54 specific, transcriptional regulator, Fis family, translating into MKILIVDDQREVRRMIRDALESQFPEAVIQDVPSAEEAMVLLAGDLFDLLVVDVRLAGMSGLEMVEKARRRQPDLNIVVVTGLSDPATQRQIAEAPIQAWFPKPLSVDAFLACATNLLGERTASQPLAQPEPRPSEPKAPVESAPGRWDTLCEELGLGGLQIADLDGNLLAQSMNWPASPGFSRLMEFFSQAESDIHKLQTRYGGEEFPPLIFYLTEDWAVSQLRYESYRIIYSIEKKGLPAQPIGLQMAMTQKGQELLEALRRDLAALTQFSSSERPVVEDVETTVSPDASLEALLRNPAPDLIQSQQVDEFWEQSLENRDWEASTRDSHTLPFDQARQLGILPSDENEAPLTE; encoded by the coding sequence ATGAAGATCCTCATCGTCGATGACCAGCGCGAGGTGCGGCGGATGATCCGTGACGCACTCGAGTCCCAATTTCCAGAGGCAGTCATTCAGGATGTGCCTTCTGCTGAGGAAGCAATGGTGTTATTAGCCGGGGATCTCTTCGATTTGCTGGTGGTTGATGTTCGTCTGGCAGGCATGAGCGGTTTGGAAATGGTCGAAAAAGCACGGCGACGTCAGCCTGATTTGAATATTGTGGTTGTGACGGGTTTAAGTGACCCTGCAACTCAGCGGCAAATCGCAGAAGCCCCAATCCAGGCCTGGTTTCCCAAGCCACTGTCTGTGGATGCCTTTCTGGCTTGTGCCACAAACTTGCTGGGCGAGAGGACAGCGTCGCAACCCTTAGCTCAACCAGAACCGCGCCCGTCTGAGCCGAAAGCGCCAGTCGAATCTGCGCCCGGCAGGTGGGATACATTGTGTGAGGAGTTGGGTTTGGGTGGCTTGCAGATTGCCGACCTGGATGGAAACCTTCTGGCGCAGTCCATGAACTGGCCTGCTTCCCCTGGATTTTCTCGCCTGATGGAGTTTTTTAGCCAGGCGGAATCCGATATTCACAAACTCCAGACCCGCTACGGAGGGGAAGAATTTCCTCCGCTGATTTTTTATCTGACGGAGGATTGGGCTGTAAGCCAACTTCGCTATGAGAGTTACCGGATCATCTATTCCATCGAGAAGAAGGGGTTACCTGCTCAACCTATCGGGTTACAAATGGCTATGACCCAAAAAGGGCAGGAATTGCTTGAAGCCTTGAGACGTGATCTCGCCGCTTTGACTCAATTTTCCAGTTCCGAGCGTCCTGTAGTTGAGGATGTAGAAACAACCGTCTCGCCGGATGCCTCGCTGGAAGCGCTTCTTCGCAATCCAGCTCCTGACCTGATTCAATCCCAACAGGTGGATGAATTCTGGGAACAGAGTCTGGAAAATCGAGATTGGGAGGCCTCAACCAGAGATTCACACACGCTCCCGTTCGATCAGGCCCGGCAGTTAGGTATCCTGCCGTCTGATGAAAATGAAGCGCCTCTTACGGAATGA
- a CDS encoding Oligopeptide transport ATP-binding protein OppF: MKEQYLSITEKAAKDGRWDLVQVKDLVKYFPVKGGILQRVVAWVQAVDHVSFTIREGETVGLVGESGCGKTTVGRCILRLIEPTGGSILFEGVDIMTLRGKELKEMRRNMQIIFQDPYSSLDPRMPIGESIAEGLHIHNIGTPKERFEIVIEMLRKVGLEDYHARRYPHEFSGGQRQRIGIARALALRPKFIVADEPVSALDVSIQSQVLNILKELQREFGLTYLFIAHNLSVVEHISDRVAVMYLGKLAEFAERRELFRNPLHPYTQALMSAIPIPDPKLKRERIILQGDVPSPLNPPKGCRFHPRCPVAMEHCAIEEPPFREVSPDHWVACWLVE, translated from the coding sequence ATGAAAGAACAGTATCTGAGCATCACCGAAAAAGCTGCCAAAGATGGCAGGTGGGACTTAGTCCAGGTTAAGGATTTGGTGAAATATTTCCCGGTGAAAGGGGGCATTCTCCAAAGGGTTGTGGCCTGGGTTCAGGCGGTGGATCACGTTTCTTTTACAATTCGAGAAGGCGAAACGGTTGGCTTGGTTGGCGAATCGGGATGTGGTAAGACGACGGTTGGGCGGTGTATCCTGCGCTTGATCGAACCCACAGGAGGAAGCATTCTGTTCGAGGGGGTTGACATTATGACCTTGCGCGGCAAAGAACTGAAGGAAATGCGCCGCAACATGCAAATTATCTTCCAGGATCCCTATTCGTCTTTGGACCCGCGCATGCCGATTGGAGAGTCGATTGCCGAAGGATTGCACATCCACAACATCGGGACACCCAAAGAACGCTTCGAGATCGTCATCGAGATGTTGCGCAAGGTGGGGCTGGAAGATTATCATGCCCGCCGTTATCCACATGAATTCTCGGGAGGGCAACGCCAGCGCATCGGTATCGCCCGTGCTTTGGCATTACGACCAAAATTTATCGTAGCGGATGAACCTGTCTCTGCTTTGGATGTTTCCATCCAGTCTCAGGTTCTAAATATTCTCAAGGAACTGCAGCGCGAGTTCGGATTGACTTACCTGTTTATCGCTCACAATCTGAGTGTCGTTGAACACATCTCCGATCGAGTTGCCGTCATGTACCTGGGAAAATTAGCCGAATTTGCCGAGCGGAGGGAACTCTTTCGGAATCCTCTCCATCCCTATACCCAGGCATTGATGTCGGCTATTCCGATTCCCGATCCGAAGCTGAAAAGGGAGCGCATCATCCTTCAGGGGGATGTTCCCAGCCCGCTGAACCCGCCCAAAGGCTGTCGCTTTCATCCCCGTTGCCCGGTGGCAATGGAGCACTGCGCAATTGAAGAACCACCGTTTCGGGAGGTCAGTCCTGACCATTGGGTTGCCTGTTGGTTGGTTGAATAG